In Burkholderiales bacterium, the genomic window GTTTCCATACCGACATCATCCCGAAAGAAGCGCGCGCCTATTTTCGCGATATCCACGACCACGTCAAAGGAGTCACGCAAGCGACCAATAGCATGCGCGAGATGCTGACAATCGCCATGCAGGTCAATCTTGCGCTAGTGACTGTGGGACAGAATGAAGTTGTAAAAAAGCTTGCCGGGTGGGGCGCAATTCTCGCGATTCCGACCATGGTTTTCAGCCTGTATGGCATGAACTTCGAACATATGCCCGAGCTAAACTGGAAATTCAGCTACCCGATTGTTCTCATCCTCACGGTCATGGGCTGCATCGCCGTTCACAGACGGTTAAAGCGCGCCAAGTGGCTGTAGAGCCGCCGTTCATTTGGTGCTGACGCTGAAACCCAGCGTAGCCCAGCGCCCGTTATCCCCCCGGTTGTGACGCCGGCCGCCTGTCAACAGAAATAGCTGAACCCGGTTTGGCACAATGGAAATCGCGGCGCCCAGTTGATAAGACGGGGCGCTGCGATGATCGCCATACGCTTCGACATTGAGCGCCAGACGCGGGTGCAACGGTGCTTCTACAGCCACGCTCCAGGTCAGATTGTTGCGATTGTCATCGTTGCTGCGAAAACCCCCGAGGTTGAAGTGAACAAGCGGCAGGTCCACCCCAATCGAATAGCTCAATGGAACATACGCGTAAACCGAGCTGATTCTTTCCTGGCCGGGCGAAGGATGACGGTGAATTGTGCTGCCAAACGATAGTCCCCAGGCGATTTGCTCCGGTTGTATCGGCCGAAAAACGGTCTTGGCCTGAATCAGATTCTGGCGCTCGCGCTCGCCCTCAGTAACGGTCGTGCTGATTTGCCCCAGCGTCAGCTCCCAATTTTCAAATGGATTGCACGCCGGCAGTACGAATACTTCATAGCCTTGCCGGTTGAATCGTTTCCATGCTTCGAGCTGGCAAGAGTGTGGAGCCGCAATCGCCGCATCATCCGTCACAAACGGCCCGGCGGCGTTCGCGGGAAGCGGATGCGCGAGCCCTGCCAGCACCAGGCACAAAAGCGTCTCTTTTTTTGTTAGTTCGCGTACGAGCTTCATATTTGCTATTTGAAGCCAGTGCCTCGGCTGCCGGGAGCTTGATACTACAACCGAATGGATCAGAAAAAAATTCTTTAAACCGTTTTGCCTGTCGCACGAGGTTATCAAAGTTTGCGTCTGCAAAAAAAGCCGAATTAGGGCCCTGGTATCGTTGTCCCCCTCAAACAGATAATCGGACGTGTTGCAATCGGTAGAGCCAATCCATCCGATCCATTCGAATAGGACTTCGAAATATCACTGCGCCTTCAGTCGGGACTAGATTCACATTTCCTTAGCTTAATCGTTATCGCGCCGTCATAAGCCGCCACTATCATCGCGTCGCAACGGGCGGCTTTCCCGCGCCTCCATGAGGAGCACGGTATGCATAACGATCGTCAGGTTTTGGCTGCATGGGCCGCTACCGGTCAGGCTCGCCTTGTGCGCGCCAACAACATCCGGTTCGAGGGCGAGCTGGTCGATGTCTGGCCCGATATGCGGGCGGCGCTGGACGTTGTTATAAGGTGTCGCGGCCGGCAGGCGCTGCGCTTCGAACAGGGCTGGGAAGCGATGAAAGCCGCGCCGCACGTGGTCGCGGTGGTGGAGGCCCTGCTGCGCCAAGCCGACTGCGCGGACCTCTTCGGCGAACGCGATCTGTTGATCGCGCAGTTGCGCCACGTATTCATCATGCGCGAATGCCGCAACGG contains:
- a CDS encoding magnesium transporter, giving the protein FHTDIIPKEARAYFRDIHDHVKGVTQATNSMREMLTIAMQVNLALVTVGQNEVVKKLAGWGAILAIPTMVFSLYGMNFEHMPELNWKFSYPIVLILTVMGCIAVHRRLKRAKWL